A genomic region of Saccopteryx bilineata isolate mSacBil1 chromosome 1, mSacBil1_pri_phased_curated, whole genome shotgun sequence contains the following coding sequences:
- the LOC136320954 gene encoding interferon-induced transmembrane protein 3-like, with the protein MIKEEHEVATQGTPLDSRPVMSTVVHIQPETVMPDYVVWSLLNALYLNLFCLGFMAFAYSVKSRDRKMVGDVTGAQSYASTAKLLNIIALVLGLTGIIALIIYLVTTSFSIHIKF; encoded by the exons atgaTCAAGGAGGAACACGAGGTAGCCACCCAGGGGACGCCCCTAGACTCTAGACCTGTGATGTCCACCGTGGTCCACATCCAGCCTGAGACCGTCATGCCCGACTACGTCGTCTGGTCCCTGCTCAACGCTCTCTACCTCAACCTCTTCTGCCTGGGCTTCATGGCGTTCGCCTACTCAGTGAAG TCTAGGGACCGGAAGATGGTGGGCGACGTGACCGGGGCGCAGAGCTACGCGTCCACCGCCAAGCTCCTGAACATCATTGCCCTGGTCCTGGGCCTCACTGGGATTATCGCATTAATTATTTATCTGGTGACTACAAGCTTCTCAATCCACATTAAGTTTTGA
- the LOC136319137 gene encoding protein-glucosylgalactosylhydroxylysine glucosidase-like isoform X1, with amino-acid sequence MADAGEDPTVFTAHALPGDPRLWATVTNAYLGTRVYHDTLHVSGVYNGALGDTHRAILPSPLNVQLEASAGTGEPMTTAFVLDTNTGSFLHTLEGSSFRASQRIYAHRTLPHVLAFSVSITRLATGSRPITVRLRSAFRPESPDLDLHWGPDFRGARYLYGLTLTPEQPGGLQQEVHMLWTPVPPALTLGEGEEDRTWEFLTVVGSSQAEAQACLAEALQLQARGALYTAHAQAWAQLWAGCGLDVVGPLSLRQALRGALYYLLSALPEPGIPGYGCHGLSPGGLANGSREECYWGHVFWDQDLWMFPNILLFQPEAARALLQYRVQTLGGALDNARNLGYQGAKFAWESAGSGLEVCPEDVYGTQEVHVNGAVVLAFQLYYHSTQDLQLFREAGGWDVVRAVAEFWCSRVEWSPAEEKYHLKGVMPPDEYHSGVNNSVYTNVLVQNSLRFAAALARDLGQPVPSRWLAVAEKIKLPFDLKRDFHPEFDGYEPGEEVKQADVVLLGYPVPFSLTPHVRKNNLEIYEAATSPQGPAMTWSMFAVGWMELKDPRRAWDLLERSFANITEPFKVWTENADGSGAVNFLTGMGGFLQAALFGFTGFRITRAGVTFDPMCPAGVSGVSVSGLSYQGNKLDFSFSEGSVTLAVRTRARPWASPLEVELWPSQDRLPLCPGHKVSFPCSAGRIQRSLSSEAEAASSSKCPERNV; translated from the exons ATGGCGGATGCTGGTGAAGACCCCACCGTGTTCACGGCTCACGCTCTGCCCGGTGACCCCCGGCTCTGGGCCACCGTGACCAACGCATACTTGGGCACACGTGTCTATCATGACACCCTGCATGTGAGTGGCGTATACAATGGGGCCTTGGGGGATACACACCGGGCCATTCTACCCAGTCCCCTCAACGTCCAGCTGGAGGCCTCTGCAGGGACAGGAGAACCGATGACCACGGCCTTTGTCCTGGACACTAACACAG GGTCCTTTCTGCACACCCTGGAGGGCTCCAGCTTCCGGGCCTCCCAACGCATTTATGCCCACCGCACCCTGCCGCATGTCCTGGCCTTCAGTGTGTCCATCACCCGCCTGGCCACGGGGAGCCGGCCCATCACGGTGCGGCTGCGGTCTGCCTTCCGCCCAGAAAGCCCAGACTTGGACCTGCACTGGGGGCCTGACTTTCGGGGAGCCCG GTATCTGTATGGCCTCACGCTCACCCCTGAGCagcctggggggctgcagcaggagGTGCACATGCTGTGGACACCagtgcccccagccctcaccctgGGGGAAGGTGAGGAAGACAGGACCTGGGAGTTCCTGACAGTGGTGGGCAGCAGCCAGGCTGAGGCCCAGGCCTGCCTCGCCGAGGCCCTGCAGCTGCAGGCCAGGGGCGCTCTGTATACTGCTCACGCCCAGGCGTGGGCCCAGCTCTGGGCAGGCTGTGGCCTGGATGTGGTGGGGCCCCTGTCGCTGCGCCAGGCCCTGCGTGGTGCCCTCTACTACCTTCTCAGTGCCCTGCCCGAGCCCGGGATCCCGGGCTACGGCTGCCACGGACTCAGCCCCGGGGGCCTCGCCAACGGGAGCCGTGAGGAATGCTACTGGGGCCACGTGTTCTGGGACCAG GATCTGTGGATGTTCCCCAACATCCTCCTGTTCCAGCCAGAGGCCGCCAGGGCTCTCCTGCAGTACCGCGTCCAGACGCTGGGCGGGGCCCTGGACAACGCCCGTAACCTAGGCTACCag GGAGCCAAGTTTGCCTGGGAGAGCGCTGGTTCTGGCCTGGAGGTCTGCCCTGAGGACGTTTACGGGACCCAGGAAGTCCACGTCAACGGGGCTGTGGTGCTGGCCTTCCAGCTCTATTACCACAGCACCCAG GACCTGCAGCTCTTCCGAGAGGCTGGTGGCTGGGATGTGGTCCGCGCCGTGGCTGAGTTTTGGTGCAGCCGGGTAGAGTGGAGCCCTGCGGAGGAGAAGTACCACCTGAAGG GAGTCATGCCCCCTGATGAATACCACTCAGGGGTCAACAACTCTGTGTACACCAACGTCCTGGTCCAGAACAG CCTGCGCTTTGCCGCAGCCCTGGCCCGGGACCTGGGGCAGCCCGTCCCCAGCCGCTGGCTGGCGGTGGCTGAGAAGATCAAGCTGCCCTTCGACCTGAAGCGGGACTTCCACCCCGAGTTCGATGGGTATGAGCCTG GAGAGGAGGTGAAGCAGGCAGATGTCGTGCTCCTGGGGTACCCTGTCCCCTTCTCCCTGACCCCTCACGTTCGTAAGAACAACCTGGAGATTTACGAGGCTGCGACATCTCCCCAGGGCCCTGCCATGACCTGG AGCATGTTTGCTGTGGGCTGGATGGAGCTGAAGGACCCCAGGCGGGCGTGGGACCTGCTGGAGAGGAGTTTCGCCAACATCACCGAGCCCTTCAAG GTGTGGACGGAGAATGCCGATGGGTCTGGAGCCGTGAACTTCCTGACAGGCATGGGGGGCTTCCTGCAGGCGGCGCTCTTTGGGTTCACGGGGTTCAG GATCACCAGGGCTGGTGTGACCTTCGACCCCATGTGTCCGGCGGGGGTCTCCGGGGTGAGCGTCTCTGGCCTCTCCTACCAGGGGAACAAGCTTGACTTCTCCTTCTCCGAGGGCTCGGTGACGCTCGCGGTCAGGACCCGGGCCAGGCCCTGGGCCTCCCCGCTGGAGGTGGAGCTGTGGCCATCTCAAGACCGGCTTCCCCTGTGTCCAG GACACAAGGTCTCCTTCCCCTGCTCCGCTGGCCGCATACAGAGGTCACTCTCGTCGGAAGCAGAGGCAGCAAGTTCTTCAAAATGTCCTGAGAGAAATGTTTGA
- the LOC136320955 gene encoding interferon-induced transmembrane protein 5: protein MDTAYPREDPRAPTPRKADGAAHTAVALGAPCPPPRDHLIWSVFSTLYLNLCCLGFLALAYSIKARDQKVAGDLEEARRLGSKAKCYNILATMWALVPPLLILALVVTGALHLSRLAKDSAAFFSTKFEDSDYD from the exons ATGGACACCGCGTACCCCCGCGAGGACCCCCGCGCCCCGACGCCCCGCAAGGCCGATGGCGCAGCGCACACAGCCGTGGCGCTGGGGGCGCCGTGCCCCCCGCCCCGCGACCACTTGATCTGGTCGGTGTTCAGCACCCTCTACCTGAACCTGTGCTGCCTGGGCTTCCTGGCGCTGGCCTACTCCATCAAG GCCCGGGACCAGAAGGTGGCTGGAGACTTGGAGGAGGCCCGGCGTCTAGGCTCCAAAGCCAAGTGCTACAACATCCTGGCCACCATGTGGGCCCTGGTGCCGCCTCTGCTGATCCTGGCGCTGGTGGTGACCGGGGCCCTGCACCTGTCCCGGCTGGCCAAGGACTCCGCGGCCTTCTTCAGCACCAAGTTTGAGGACTCGGACTATGACTGA
- the LOC136319137 gene encoding protein-glucosylgalactosylhydroxylysine glucosidase-like isoform X2: MADAGEDPTVFTAHALPGDPRLWATVTNAYLGTRVYHDTLHVSGVYNGALGDTHRAILPSPLNVQLEASAGTGEPMTTAFVLDTNTGSFLHTLEGSSFRASQRIYAHRTLPHVLAFSVSITRLATGSRPITVRLRSAFRPESPDLDLHWGPDFRGARYLYGLTLTPEQPGGLQQEVHMLWTPVPPALTLGEGEEDRTWEFLTVVGSSQAEAQACLAEALQLQARGALYTAHAQAWAQLWAGCGLDVVGPLSLRQALRGALYYLLSALPEPGIPGYGCHGLSPGGLANGSREECYWGHVFWDQPEAARALLQYRVQTLGGALDNARNLGYQGAKFAWESAGSGLEVCPEDVYGTQEVHVNGAVVLAFQLYYHSTQDLQLFREAGGWDVVRAVAEFWCSRVEWSPAEEKYHLKGVMPPDEYHSGVNNSVYTNVLVQNSLRFAAALARDLGQPVPSRWLAVAEKIKLPFDLKRDFHPEFDGYEPGEEVKQADVVLLGYPVPFSLTPHVRKNNLEIYEAATSPQGPAMTWSMFAVGWMELKDPRRAWDLLERSFANITEPFKVWTENADGSGAVNFLTGMGGFLQAALFGFTGFRITRAGVTFDPMCPAGVSGVSVSGLSYQGNKLDFSFSEGSVTLAVRTRARPWASPLEVELWPSQDRLPLCPGHKVSFPCSAGRIQRSLSSEAEAASSSKCPERNV, translated from the exons ATGGCGGATGCTGGTGAAGACCCCACCGTGTTCACGGCTCACGCTCTGCCCGGTGACCCCCGGCTCTGGGCCACCGTGACCAACGCATACTTGGGCACACGTGTCTATCATGACACCCTGCATGTGAGTGGCGTATACAATGGGGCCTTGGGGGATACACACCGGGCCATTCTACCCAGTCCCCTCAACGTCCAGCTGGAGGCCTCTGCAGGGACAGGAGAACCGATGACCACGGCCTTTGTCCTGGACACTAACACAG GGTCCTTTCTGCACACCCTGGAGGGCTCCAGCTTCCGGGCCTCCCAACGCATTTATGCCCACCGCACCCTGCCGCATGTCCTGGCCTTCAGTGTGTCCATCACCCGCCTGGCCACGGGGAGCCGGCCCATCACGGTGCGGCTGCGGTCTGCCTTCCGCCCAGAAAGCCCAGACTTGGACCTGCACTGGGGGCCTGACTTTCGGGGAGCCCG GTATCTGTATGGCCTCACGCTCACCCCTGAGCagcctggggggctgcagcaggagGTGCACATGCTGTGGACACCagtgcccccagccctcaccctgGGGGAAGGTGAGGAAGACAGGACCTGGGAGTTCCTGACAGTGGTGGGCAGCAGCCAGGCTGAGGCCCAGGCCTGCCTCGCCGAGGCCCTGCAGCTGCAGGCCAGGGGCGCTCTGTATACTGCTCACGCCCAGGCGTGGGCCCAGCTCTGGGCAGGCTGTGGCCTGGATGTGGTGGGGCCCCTGTCGCTGCGCCAGGCCCTGCGTGGTGCCCTCTACTACCTTCTCAGTGCCCTGCCCGAGCCCGGGATCCCGGGCTACGGCTGCCACGGACTCAGCCCCGGGGGCCTCGCCAACGGGAGCCGTGAGGAATGCTACTGGGGCCACGTGTTCTGGGACCAG CCAGAGGCCGCCAGGGCTCTCCTGCAGTACCGCGTCCAGACGCTGGGCGGGGCCCTGGACAACGCCCGTAACCTAGGCTACCag GGAGCCAAGTTTGCCTGGGAGAGCGCTGGTTCTGGCCTGGAGGTCTGCCCTGAGGACGTTTACGGGACCCAGGAAGTCCACGTCAACGGGGCTGTGGTGCTGGCCTTCCAGCTCTATTACCACAGCACCCAG GACCTGCAGCTCTTCCGAGAGGCTGGTGGCTGGGATGTGGTCCGCGCCGTGGCTGAGTTTTGGTGCAGCCGGGTAGAGTGGAGCCCTGCGGAGGAGAAGTACCACCTGAAGG GAGTCATGCCCCCTGATGAATACCACTCAGGGGTCAACAACTCTGTGTACACCAACGTCCTGGTCCAGAACAG CCTGCGCTTTGCCGCAGCCCTGGCCCGGGACCTGGGGCAGCCCGTCCCCAGCCGCTGGCTGGCGGTGGCTGAGAAGATCAAGCTGCCCTTCGACCTGAAGCGGGACTTCCACCCCGAGTTCGATGGGTATGAGCCTG GAGAGGAGGTGAAGCAGGCAGATGTCGTGCTCCTGGGGTACCCTGTCCCCTTCTCCCTGACCCCTCACGTTCGTAAGAACAACCTGGAGATTTACGAGGCTGCGACATCTCCCCAGGGCCCTGCCATGACCTGG AGCATGTTTGCTGTGGGCTGGATGGAGCTGAAGGACCCCAGGCGGGCGTGGGACCTGCTGGAGAGGAGTTTCGCCAACATCACCGAGCCCTTCAAG GTGTGGACGGAGAATGCCGATGGGTCTGGAGCCGTGAACTTCCTGACAGGCATGGGGGGCTTCCTGCAGGCGGCGCTCTTTGGGTTCACGGGGTTCAG GATCACCAGGGCTGGTGTGACCTTCGACCCCATGTGTCCGGCGGGGGTCTCCGGGGTGAGCGTCTCTGGCCTCTCCTACCAGGGGAACAAGCTTGACTTCTCCTTCTCCGAGGGCTCGGTGACGCTCGCGGTCAGGACCCGGGCCAGGCCCTGGGCCTCCCCGCTGGAGGTGGAGCTGTGGCCATCTCAAGACCGGCTTCCCCTGTGTCCAG GACACAAGGTCTCCTTCCCCTGCTCCGCTGGCCGCATACAGAGGTCACTCTCGTCGGAAGCAGAGGCAGCAAGTTCTTCAAAATGTCCTGAGAGAAATGTTTGA